The nucleotide sequence AGCAGCTGCTCTGCTCACCTCCGCCTCCAGCGCCTCCATTTGTGCCTCCAACTGCTTCAGCTTCTCGCTCATCCGGATCAGTCTCTTCCTCGCCGCCTCATCTGCATGGATCCACAGGCAATCACCATCGCCTCTGCATTTATTTAACTACTACTAATTGACAGAGGTTAGTACCGGAGCGGGAGAGGAAGTCGGCGACCACGGCGGTGGGGACGGCGGAGACGCCGTGGATGGCAGCTCcgtgagccctctccgaccacacCTCCGCCTCCTCCTTACTTGCCTTCAACATCGATGCGCGCCGCCGCCTCCGGGGATCGAGGCTGCGCGTTGCCGGTAATTTAATAGCGCGGGATGGGATGAGCGTGGAGAGATAGATTACTGTCCATGTGTTGGTCAAACGATTGCCAAGTGGGTGAGATTTGACTGGCGACTGCAGGGGATCATCTGGTTGGTCAAAGGTGAACCTTCCTTTTTTTATTACCGGGAAAATTTCATTTTAGCCCTTCTTTTTTTTCATAAAgatccattatttttttttaaaaaaaaatcaatagggAAGGAAGGTGGCTCATTCTCTTTTTTCCTTACAATGAATGTAAGATTGTGTCAACATTGTACAATGGACATGGTTGTTTCTTCTTTGTTTGTTGCGATTTACTAGGTCTCAACAACTGATTATTAACCTTGCATTAAAGTGAGTTTGTGCTAGCACCATAGAACAATTGGTTTGCAATTTGCTTCGGCCTAGCTCATTGGTTTCTCGTGCCCTTGGCATCCGTTCTCTTATTGTTTGCTATGAGTGGTGTTCTATAGTGTGGTAAAAAAAGATAATTTGCTCATACCTAATGTTCTCATCAATTTGTTCCTAAGCTAACACATAGTGCAATGATAAAGATGTGGGGAAGGCATGTTCGAACGtgtcgaattttaattttatgatcTAATATAACAACACTCTATGTCTTAACTCCTGTACCACCTCGAGAAGATGCTATAAAATTCTATAGTGTTACTAGAGGAGTGAGAGAGTGGATATAAATGAGAGACGATAATTTGATGTTttatcaaaacaaaaaaaatatctaCAAAGATCAAAGCATAAATCTCTCTTTAATAATTAGGATAATTGATCTAGAGCTATTGAATttgaatataatctcaacatctCTCTTTAATAAATCTCTAGCTATTGAATTAGGATAATTAGAAATTTCGACAACAACATgagaaaaggttttttttttaccaCCTCAAAATCTCTAGCTTTCTATGAAAGTAACTTTGTTTGGTAAAATCAAACATGAGATAAGCTCATGGAAATATATAGTAGACTTGAAACATGGTCACTAGCAACAACAAACATGGCTACGGCTAAGTAAACCAATTACAAATAATTTTCAATATTAACAATTCTCAAAAGTTAGAGGGCATTTCCAAAAACATGGTTTGCGAGAGGTAAATTGAAAATTTTCCTCGTTGGAAGATTGTGGATGCTCATTTAATTCTCTACTATTTTTCTCCAACATATTTTAGAATTTCCACATCAcgtgtttattttttatttaagtttcagtCTCAAGATAAATGTCATCCttgatttatgtatttttttttattttttgaacgaTTGCAAATTTACATAAACGGTGGATCAAAACAGAAAATGCAAGATTAAGATTACTAATTGTGAGGATTAATCATCTTAACCCTTTTCAAGGGAGCaaaataccaaaaataacaataatctATAGGAACATTAGCGTTCTTAATTGCCATCATTAATCTCTTTAATTAATGAAAACGATATGCCTAGAACTCGTGCAAGTTATAAATGCTAATAAATATACATAAAGACTTTATTGTTGTATTTattattagatttttattttattgttaaattataatattaataaattattctatcttttatttttatattttagataagGAAAATAGAAACAATAAATTTTCATTAAGCAAAAAAGCCCtggaattattttaattaacataCAGACATCAGCGCACGGCCGCGGTCGGAGAACCAACGGGCCATATGATCTCCATCGATCCCCCCAGCGCCAACACGTGTCTCGCAAGCGCTTCTGTCCCTGAGCCGGCGCCTTCCGACCGCCTCTCTATCGGTCTCCCATTCATCGTCGACCCTAACCCTAACGCCGACCACCATTTAATTCAATCCCTAGAGATCTCGATTCCACCGCCGACAtcgagaaagagagaaaggagaggagGAGCCGATCGTGGAGATGGAGAAGAGGGAAGCTTCGGCGACGAGGCCGCCGAACCCGGCGATGCCTTACCGAGAGGACTGCTGGAGCGAGGGCGAGACGTCTTCGCTTGTCGACGCCTGGGGAGACCGCTACATCGAGCTCAACCGCGGAAATCTCCGCCAGAAGCAGTGGCAGGAGGTCGCCGACGCCGTCAACTCCCGCCGTGGCGCCGGCCGCCGACCATCCCGCACCGACGTCCAGTGCAAGAACCGGATCGACACGCTCAAGAAGAAATACAAGGTCGAGAAGTCCCGGGTCGCCGGCAGCGGCGAGAGCCAGTGGCCCTTCTTCTCCCGGCTCGACGCCCTCGTCGGATCTGCCCCGCCGCCGACGTCGAAGAAGCAATCCGGGTCGCCGCCGCTTGCTCTGGCGCTCCCTTTCCATAGGAAAGGTTCCGCTTTGCCCGTCGCCTCCGCCGTGCGACCGGCGGAGACGAAGAAGAAGCGTACTGCCGTCGCCTCCTCTGCTGTGGACAACCCTTTCTTCAGGcgcgctgctgctgctgctgctgcggcTGCAGCGGCTACAGAAGATGATGACGATGTCGACGACGACGAGGAAGAAGAGGAGCAGGAGCGATCTGGCTCGCTATCGAGGTCATCCTCAAGGTCTGGAAGAGGTCTGAAAAGGGAGAGGGAGGAAGAGGGCAGCGGGATTCGAGAACTGGCTAAGGCAATCATGAAGTTTGCGGAGATATACGAGAGAGTGGAGGAGTCAAAGCAGAGACAGATGATCGAATTGGAAAAGCAGCGGATGGAGTTTGCCAAGGCCTTGGAGTTCCAGAAGATGCAGATCGTAGTGGATTCGCAGGTGCAGCTTGCCAAGATTAAGCGAGCCAAGCGATCTGACACTGGTAAGAGATTGTTCTGTTCTTCCATTAATCCATAGTTCATTTGTACCAATCCTTTGATTTTAGTCAATACTCACAATAACTCATATACGTCGGAGCACTAGATTATCTTTTTCCACGTCTGAATTGGTGCTCAATCCTAAACTCTTGTCATCAACTCATCCaagtttttcattttattttcttaGGACCACCATTACTATAATTTTCTTGTGCTCGTTTCATTAGTACTCCAATTTTCATTTTGGAATTCTTCTGGTACCTTTTGTTCTGAACCTTTCATAAACTATTAGTGGAGCATAGATGTACAGCTTGCCTCATTTTCAAACCATCAACACCAGTAGCACAATGGCTGAAAGCGGTTTGCAAAGTCTTATTAAGAGATTGAACTAACTATTTCCTGCATGAGAAAGTTTTTCATTCTTGCTTAATTTTTGAGGGTAAACCATCATGTTACCAATGCACAGTTTAATGCATTGATCACAAGTTCATGCAATTTGCGGACCAGGAGATCCCTGCTGCTAGGGATTGAGACCAGTGCCAGATGCTTTTATATCTTCTGGAAACAATGGTGCTTGTGAATGATATTATTCAAACAGCTTATTCAAGTTGTTTGTTATAACTTGTTCTTTAGCATATGGAATAGCCAGTATATATTAATGGCAACAGATTTGGTGGATTAATGTTTTTCTAATCTCAAGTGTTAAGGCTCCGTATGCTTTCAATGAATGTATTTATCCCTTTCTTAGACATTTATGGATCAGATCAATACTTAATATGTTCATCTCAGACTGAAATTTTAATGTAGAAAACCTATATATTTATCTAGTTAACTGCTTCTAATTGTTGCTTTTGTAAAGCATTAATTAGATCATTTGATGAATTTATCCATACATGCCAAATCAAATCTTTTGATTAGTTTAGTTTCGTTCTTTCTCCAGACAGTTACTCTTAATCCGCCACTAAGGAGAAGAGGATAAAAGGTTGCTGCACCATGGCGGCTTCTTATTGTGTTGTGGATGCCCTTTAGCTCCATTAGTAAGCAGCAGGAGATGAACAACTCAACTTGCTCTCCGCCGAACGTAGCAAAACAGTTGTCTGTCCAGATTAGGTTCCTTCATATCGTGTTTATTTTGAGGatggttttgtttttctttcatttatttgcTCTTCCATTTCCTCTCAAGTGATAAACTGGTCGTCTGTGTAAACTATGCAATGCTAACTGCCGGATTGAAGTCCTTggcttatttttccttttagtgACACTTTGTGATGGCCCAAGTGGAGCACACTAGCAGCTCCTTGAAGGTTTGTGGGAGACGCCACAAAGAAAAAACACCTTATATATGTCTTGGCCAGGTCCATCGCTAGAAAAAACAATTAATGGATTAGTGATACTTTGTGATGGCTTAGGTGAAGAGCACACTAGCGTTGTTCGAAGGTTTGTGGGAGAGACACCACAAAGAAAAAAACATGGATTTGGCGGCTTGGCCAGGTCCGTCACTAGCTGAGTTGATGCTTCGATAATGAATTGTGCTGAACTCAACATAAATGGTACTACAAtctgagcttgagcttgttttaTTTGTGTTAGGTTGTTCATGCTTGGGTTAGCCATGAcacaatatatatatacacacgagTTTCTTAACAAATATGTTTGTGAGCCTCTTAATGAATATGCTAGTAAGCTTCTAAGGAACATGCTTATGAGTTCATGAATCAAATACGGTTAATTTTGAGCCaacttaataatattttcaagctCGAAATTAGAACATGCTTATGAGTTCATGAATCAAATACGGTAATTTTGAGCCaacttaataatattttcaagctCGAAATTAGAGTTAAGCTTGACTCATTAACTTAATCATATGAacctaaatgatttttttttaaaaagaaattgagaCTCGAATAGTTCACGAGCGGTTTAGTTCATTTACACTTCTAGCCTTAACAAATATAGAACTCAAAAATATTGAACCAGGTAACATCGAACCTAGGGTGATTGATTCAGTTCTATGAAAAATTTTCACTGGTTATCAGGATAAATCTGGAAGCGCTCGTAGTAGATGGTTCAGAAGCCCATCATTTTATGGTTGCACACCCTATTTAAAGataaaattcctacaaatatacAGTAACAAATATAGAACTCAAGATAAAAGAACAAGTTGTAGCAATAAAGAATAGGTACACTACTCCTAATGCCTTAAAAATTGAGCTAGAGCTAGAGGTCCTAGGGCTGACTTAGTTGGTAAATATATGCGATAATGACTATAATAATCAGAAGGTCGAAACTCGACAGAAAATTTCATTATCTCTATGAGTTCTGTTTATATATTTGTCAATTTGGTTCCTACTAACTAATTAAACTGGTCAAATTGATTGACCCATAAATAATAtgattaatataaattataaattatataatatttatatgATAAAATGCACTTAAAATATAAGATATAAAGAAGACCCACTAATGTATATAGCTTACTTGTGCATAAAGTGTGCTATGATATTTGAACTAAGGAAACTCCAATCTAAACTCCCATACAACCAcagagtcaaaaaaaaaaaaaaaaaaaaaaaaaaaaaaaaaaaaaaatatagtttacAAGATTTTTCTTACAAATTCTCGGTCAACTAGTTGGATCAATAAATAATCtctattacatttttttttaactaaaattcTAGTTGTTTAGTCACTTTTGTGGTAATTTGATCCATTGACTCTTAGTTTTGGCATATTTTTGACATCTATTCCTTCTTCTGTTAGTTGATACTTTTATTCTTATTGATTGAgcactttaataattttttatgttatttattttattgtattgACACCCCATTGATATTGTTTTCATACATGTTCTCATACCAAAAACGATGTATAATCTTAGCTTATTGAAAATGAAACTCCAACTTATGGATGTTTATTTAGCTTTATAACTACCCAATGCCTTCACTACTTTTAAGCAACATATACTTCATTTTATAGGTCACTTATTTGTCCCCTTGGGACGGTACGGTAGTTAAGACATGGAATATTAccacaacagggacctagaggaggaattgatttaggcctcctgatgggcttgagcttcctgtattcggcccgaacacccaacccaagtccatcaataataacccataccactaaagggttattattgaactactgcaccaatcacatattacaatatgagctccttcttatcatgagtgcgctaaTCTCCCCGCGTTTAAGATAATCCTataggatttacatgataatccttatgagctcctcaatgggacataaaacttaaataattaggacacagattccttctataatcaacaacacaccatataaacagtactatttcccaactcatcgagcttattgatttaatgaataaatttcactcattgataagttaaagaaataaatactaaatatacgtgcttgttattatatagagattaagaggatgcacatccataataacagaggttctgttcttttatgtagtcagtacaaatcgaacaacctcaaacggtcttgctcaatacacacatagtgtactagtgtaattttatagtcaaaatagactaataccaaattacactacaactgttccaatagATTGTccaaatccatcttggttgtgagctactatttataatttataaggaaccgataacatgatcttctgtgtggcaccacacaccatgttatctacaatataaattaaatggacaactacattgacatatatataaatataaaatacaaacatttgaccaaagtgattctcatttcaaaatatttcaaaacagatgttcatacaaaagctaggcttataatatacatcccaacacaATAAACCTTTTGATATGTTACTTCAGTTATTGCAAGTAGGGGTGagtattcggttaattcggttaattttatattaattttgtataaattattttattattattttaaacaaatttggtTAATTCGATGTTAACTGAGATAACCGATTcagttaatttgattttagtaaaactttgatttgattcggttagccaaCATTAAATCAATTTTctgttaattcggttaatttatggaccaAATTAACCAAATGCTCACCTCTAATTGCAAG is from Zingiber officinale cultivar Zhangliang chromosome 7B, Zo_v1.1, whole genome shotgun sequence and encodes:
- the LOC122006006 gene encoding uncharacterized protein LOC122006006, with product MLKASKEEAEVWSERAHGAAIHGVSAVPTAVVADFLSRSDEAARKRLIRMSEKLKQLEAQMEALEAEVSRAAAKDFSQPD
- the LOC122006008 gene encoding trihelix transcription factor ASIL2-like, giving the protein MEKREASATRPPNPAMPYREDCWSEGETSSLVDAWGDRYIELNRGNLRQKQWQEVADAVNSRRGAGRRPSRTDVQCKNRIDTLKKKYKVEKSRVAGSGESQWPFFSRLDALVGSAPPPTSKKQSGSPPLALALPFHRKGSALPVASAVRPAETKKKRTAVASSAVDNPFFRRAAAAAAAAAAATEDDDDVDDDEEEEEQERSGSLSRSSSRSGRGLKREREEEGSGIRELAKAIMKFAEIYERVEESKQRQMIELEKQRMEFAKALEFQKMQIVVDSQVQLAKIKRAKRSDTDSYS